Proteins from one Impatiens glandulifera chromosome 2, dImpGla2.1, whole genome shotgun sequence genomic window:
- the LOC124927814 gene encoding protein RADIALIS-like 3 produces the protein MASSSMSLRRSTWTAQENKLFERALARYDTETPNRWHNIAMAVGGKTAEDCKFHFQILLDDLYQIESGRVPFPNYMHSS, from the coding sequence ATGGCTTCGAGTTCAATGAGTTTAAGAAGGTCAACATGGACGGCCCAAGAGAACAAGCTCTTCGAGAGGGCCTTGGCACGTTACGATACTGAAACACCCAACAGGTGGCACAACATTGCCATGGCCGTGGGCGGCAAGACTGCGGAAGACTGCAAGTTTCACTTCCAGATTCTTCTAGATGATCTATACCAAATCGAGTCCGGCCGTGTTCCCTTTCCCAattacatgcattcatcatGA
- the LOC124927848 gene encoding protein RADIALIS-like 3, giving the protein MASLSSRRSTWTAQENKVFERALAHYDTETPDRWHNIARAVGGGKTAEDCKSHFQLLLEDVWKIESGRVPFPNYMHSS; this is encoded by the coding sequence atggcTTCATTGAGTTCGAGAAGGTCAACCTGGACGGCCCAAGAAAACAAGGTGTTCGAGAGGGCTCTAGCACATTACGATACCGAAACACCCGACAGGTGGCACAACATTGCAAGGGCCGTGGGCGGTGGCAAGACGGCAGAAGACTGCAAGTCTCACTTCCAACTGCTTCTGGAAGATGTATGGAAAATCGAATCTGGTCGTGTTCCCTTTCCAAattacatgcattcatcatGA
- the LOC124924457 gene encoding protein RADIALIS-like 3 gives MASSSMSSRRSTWTAQENKLFERALARYDTETPNRWHNIAMAVGGKTAEDCKSHFQILLDDLYQIESGRVPFPNYMHSS, from the coding sequence ATGGCTTCGAGTTCAATGAGTTCAAGAAGGTCAACATGGACGGCCCAAGAGAACAAGCTCTTCGAGAGGGCCTTGGCACGTTACGATACTGAAACACCCAACAGGTGGCACAACATTGCCATGGCCGTGGGCGGCAAGACTGCGGAAGACTGCAAGTCTCACTTCCAGATTCTTCTAGATGATCTCTACCAAATTGAGTCCGGCCGTGTTCCCTTTCCCAattacatgcattcatcatGA
- the LOC124927804 gene encoding protein RADIALIS-like 3, translating into MASSSMSSRRSTWTAQENKLFERALAYYDTKTPNRWHNIARAVGGGKTAEECKSHFQILLEDLYQIESGRIPFPYMQSS; encoded by the coding sequence ATGGCTTCGAGTTCAATGAGTTCACGAAGGTCAACATGGACGGCCCAAGAGAATAAGCTCTTCGAGAGGGCTTTGGCATATTACGATACCAAAACACCCAACAGGTGGCACAACATTGCTAGGGCTGTGGGCGGCGGAAAGACGGCGGAAGAGTGCAAGTCTCACTTCCAGATTCTTCTAGAAGATCTCTACCAAATTGAGTCCGGCCGTATTCCCTTCCCTTACATGCAGTCATCATGA
- the LOC124924458 gene encoding zinc finger BED domain-containing protein RICESLEEPER 2-like translates to MAWTKDNIRSGEHRPLSTDSRFDCRLAIVETSENFYFLAGDFASSLNSQVLLLHIRLIRLPHRKPLLGRSIVKTHPVNASFLVLLIFYTGPTPQSIIQGTIRILSNRLVESPPGEEAWLICIPGLAKESMSVTNNMSNDASGSTNSMTQRKKMKPRSDVWMHYERFVNDDGNEMARCMHCKKVYNAQSRNGTTTLKQHLNSCPENPLKGKGTPPAWKFDQDGARKSLARMIIIDELPFSFVDGEGFRQFMSYTCPKFLIPSRWTVARDCYDLYIIEKLKLMTYFKNNDQRVSITTDTWTSNQKVNYLCITGHFIDIDWMLKKRILCFCPISSHSGESIGKTVEKCLIDWGIDRIFTVTVDNASSNDTAVAYLKKTFTNWGTNILEGKLMHMRCIAHIVNLIVTDGLKEVDDSISRIRGAVRYVRQSPSRLAKFKQFAELEKVQSKRWLCLDVSTRWNSTYLMLDTAQKFERVFDRYKREDATLFFDLDNGAGMPNVDDWTYSRAFCFMLKHFYELTLRVSGSAYVTCNSFLNEISTVHCILQDCEMSDDCHIRDMAKRMKMKYDKYWGDIEKMNKLIFISAIIDPRQKMDYVDFVLKEMYGEVIGVRMSIQVKQAIYELYNGYKDALNSSNDTSERGQVSELVSTSTPMKDTMTMRYKRHKMETGSEETKSELDKFLNEDTEKDVDGFHVLGWWKINYHRFPILSQMARDVLAVPISTVASESAFSTGGRVLNVYRSSLTPRIVQSLICAQDWLRASPSLEDIAEEIDNMEKLDNDLSELLIDSTIMEM, encoded by the exons ATGGCGTGGACAAAGGATAATATCAG ATCTGGCGAACACCGGCCCCTTTCTACAGATTCAAGATTCGACTGTCGACTGGCGATTGTGGAGACATCGGAAAACTTCTACTTCCTCGCCGGCGACTTCGCTAGTTCGCTCAACAGTCAAGTTCTTCTTTTACATATCCGGTTGATTCGTCTTCCTCATCGGAAACCTTTGCTAGGTCGTTCAATAGTCAAGACTCATCCGGTAAATGCTTCTTTTCTAGTCCTACTG ATCTTCTATACAGGTCCTACTCCCCAATCTATAATACAGGGGACTATCAGA ATATTATCGAATCGGTTGGTTGAATCTCCTCCAGGAGAAGAGGCATGGCTGATTTGTATTCCTGGTCTTGCAAAAG AGTCGATGAGTGTCACAAATAATATGAGTAATGATGCTTCTGGTTCTACAAATTCAATGACGCAAAGGAAAAAAATGAAACCAAGATCTGATGTTTGGATGCATTATGAAAGATTTGTAAATGATGACGGAAATGAGATGGCTAGGTGCATGCACTGTAAGAAGGTTTACAATGCACAATCGAGAAATGGAACAACTACTCTAAAACAACATTTAAATAGTTGTCCAGAAAATCCTTTGAAAGGGAAGGGTACTCCTCCGGCATGGAAATTTGATCAAGATGGAGCACGCAAAAGTTTGGCCCGTATGATTATCATAGACGAACTTCCTTTTTCCTTTGTAGATGGTGAAGGATTTAGACAGTTCATGTCATACACTTGTCCTAAGTTTCTTATTCCATCTCGATGGACAGTGGCTAGAGATTGTTATGATTTGTACATTATTGAGAAGCTGAAACTAATGACTTATTTCAAGAACAATGATCAAAGGGTTTCAATTACCACCGACACTTGGACTTCAAATCAAAAGGTGAATTATTTGTGTATAACTGGtcattttattgatattgattgGATGTTAAAGAAAAGAATACTATGTTTCTGTCCAATTTCAAGTCACTCCGGCGAGTCAATTGGTAAAACGGTGGAGAAATGTTTAATTGATTGGGGCATTGATAGGATATTCACCGTAACTGTCGATAATGCTAGTTCTAACGATACCGCAGTGGCATATTTGAAGAAAACTTTTACAAACTGGGGAACTAACATTTTAGAAGGAAAATTGATGCACATGCGATGTATTGCCCACATTGTCAACTTAATAGTTACTGATGGCTTAAAAGAAGTTGATGATTCTATAAGTCGAATTAGAGGTGCAGTACGATATGTGCGTCAATCTCCATCAAGACTGgctaaatttaaacaatttgcCGAACTAGAAAAGGTGCAATCAAAAAGATGGCTTTGTTTAGATGTATCAACTCGCTGGAATTCGACTTATTTGATGTTGGACACTGCTCAAAAATTTGAAAGGGTGTTTGATAGGTATAAAAGAGAAGATGCTACTCTTTTTTTTGACCTTGATAATGGGGCTGGAATGCCAAATGTTGATGATTGGACATATAGTCGGGCATTTTGTTTCATGTTGAAACATTTCTATGAGCTTACTCTACGAGTATCGGGTTCTGCATATGTGACTTGCAATAGTTTTCTAAATGAGATTAGTACGGTTCATTGCATATTGCAAGATTGTGAAATGAGTGATGATTGTCATATACGCGATATGGCGAAGAGgatgaaaatgaaatatgacAAGTATTGGGGAGACATAGAAAAGATGAATAAGTTGATTTTTATCTCTGCTATAATTGATCCCCGACAAAAGATGGATTATGTcgattttgttttaaaagaaatgtacGGTGAAGTCATTGGAGTAAGAATGAGCATACAAGTGAAACAAGCTATTTACGAATTATACAACGGATACAAAGATGCATTGAATTCATCCAATGATACAAGTGAAAGAGGACAAGTAAGTGAATTGGTATCGACGTCAACACCAATGAAAGATACTATGACGATGCGTTACAAAAGGCACAAAATGGAAACCGGGAGTGAAGAAACAAAGTCAGAGTTAGACAAGTTTTTAAATGAAGATACTGAAAAAGATGTTGATGGATTTCATGTTTTGGGATGGTggaaaattaattatcatagaTTTCCTATCCTTTCACAAATGGCCCGTGATGTATTAGCTGTTCCAATTTCCACCGTTGCTTCAGAGTCTGCATTTAGTACTGGCGGAAgagttttaaatgtgtataGAAGCTCACTTACTCCAAGAATTGTTCAAAGTCTAATATGCGCTCAAGATTGGCTTCGTGCATCTCCATCTCTTGAAGACATTGCTGAAGAGATAGATAACATGGAAAAATTAGATAACG ATTTGTCAGAATTACTTATTGATTCGACGATAATGGAAATGTGA
- the LOC124928230 gene encoding protein RADIALIS-like 3, translating into MASSSMSSRRSTWTAQENKLLGRALAYYDTETPDRWHNIARSVGGGKTAEECKSHFQILLEDLYQIESGRVPFPYMQSS; encoded by the coding sequence ATGGCTTCGAGTTCAATGAGTTCACGAAGGTCAACATGGACGGCCCAAGAGAATAAGCTCTTGGGGAGGGCTTTGGCATATTACGATACCGAAACACCCGACAGGTGGCACAACATTGCTAGGTCTGTGGGCGGCGGAAAGACGGCGGAAGAGTGCAAGTCTCACTTCCAGATTCTTCTAGAAGATCTCTACCAAATTGAGTCCGGACGTGTTCCCTTCCCTTACATGCAGTCATCATGA